The genome window TCGTAGCCATAGGCGGCGCGGCGGCTGTTGTCGATGTGGCAGAGCGCGCCACGCCGGGTCTTGAGGATCACCATCGCCGTGTCGATGTCGCCCGCCTCGGCGATGCCGGGATCGACCAGACAGGAGCCGGTGGCGAAGACCTCGACGGGCTCCTCGCCGAGGAGGAAGCGCGCCATGTCGAGGTCATGGATCATCATGTCGCGGAAGATGCCGCCGGAGCCGCGGATATAGGCGAGCGGAGGCGGGGCCGGGTCGCGGCTGGTGATCTTGACGATCTCGACGTCACCGGCCTCTCCGCGACGGACCGCGTCGCGCAGGGCGCGGAAGTGAGGATCGAAGCGGCGGTTGAAGCCGAGCACGAGAGGCACTGCCGTGCGCGTGACTTCGGCCAGACAGGCATCCACCTTGGAGAGGTCCAGATCGATGGGCTTCTCGCAGAAGATGGGGAGCTTGCGACGGGCGGCCTTGAGGATGATCTCCACATGGGTGTCGGTGGAGGTGCAGATGAAGACGCCCTCCACGGCCGGGTCGGCGAGCACGGCGTCCACGTCGGTCGAGGACTTCGCGCCGAAGCGATCGGCCAGGGACTTGGCGGCCTCGGCGTTCACGTCGACCACGGCATGGAGCCGCGCGCGAGGATGGTGGTGGATGTTGGCGGCGTGAATCTGCCCAATGCGTCCTGCACCCAGCAGAGCGATCTTCATGGGGAAACCATACCACCGGGCTTCACTGGCAGGCTCAGTGACGGTCGCGGAGTGTCCGCGCGGCGTCACGGAAGACCTTGGCCAGCGTCGGGTATTCGGGGGAGTGGGCCTCCAGGAAGGGGGCGTCCTCGTGACGCCCGATGATCCCCAGCACGACCGCCGCCGAGATGGACGGGTTGGGGAAGGTGGCTCGAATGAGTCTCAGGGCTACGGTGCGCAAGGCCAGACGGGCATCTTCCGGAAGCGCAGGCAGCAGGCGCTCTCGATCACTGAGATGCATGCTGAGCAGGCACTCACAGTAATAGGCGGCGTCACGATCGTGACTCAACGCTTGTTCGTCGAGTGCCTCTGCCGAGGCGATGAACGCAGGGAGGACCGGTACCAGCTCATCAGGAACATCTTCCTCGAGCACCACGAGCACTCGAGTCTTGTGCCTGGTGGAAATCGTGGGGTCGCGAGCCCATGTGTCCAACTCAGGTGGAGTCTTTTCCAGCAATGGAACCAACCCGTGCAAGCCATGGGGGGCAGGCAGCGAAATCCTTTCCAGGCTGCGCCGCACGGCGGGAAGCAGATCCGGATGTCGTCGTCTCCAGAGGGCACGTGCCAGAGCGATGACATCCGCTGCATCGGGCTGACCTGCGGCAGCCAGACGCTCGAGTCTGCGGATCAGAGGGGCACGCGCACTGGCTTCCGCGATTCGTCCGAGTGCCCTGACGATGTCTTCCACGACTGCTTCGCCGTCGTAGCTCCTGCGTGCTTCTTCAATGGCGAGTTGTTCCTCCAGGCGTCTGGCGCTGGCTGCTCCACCCAGCTCACCGAGCCCAAACGCCGCTGCTTGTCGTACGAGCGAGTCCTCGCAGTTCAACATGGCCTCCAGCTCAGCCCTCACCTGCTTGGGACTCAAGCCGAGCTGCGGCAGCAAGGCGCGTACGCGATCCTCCTCGCCCCATTTGAAGGCCTGCACCAGCTCATCGC of Hyalangium gracile contains these proteins:
- the iolG gene encoding inositol 2-dehydrogenase, with amino-acid sequence MKIALLGAGRIGQIHAANIHHHPRARLHAVVDVNAEAAKSLADRFGAKSSTDVDAVLADPAVEGVFICTSTDTHVEIILKAARRKLPIFCEKPIDLDLSKVDACLAEVTRTAVPLVLGFNRRFDPHFRALRDAVRRGEAGDVEIVKITSRDPAPPPLAYIRGSGGIFRDMMIHDLDMARFLLGEEPVEVFATGSCLVDPGIAEAGDIDTAMVILKTRRGALCHIDNSRRAAYGYDQRIEVFGSKGMLQAANPLPTTVTRYTREAVLSDKPYHFFLDRYPEAYRAELEHFLEVATSGAEPLVTGRDGRAALVLADAALQSLKLGKPVPIPQ